A genomic region of Candidatus Zixiibacteriota bacterium contains the following coding sequences:
- a CDS encoding sigma-70 family RNA polymerase sigma factor: MADKEDQLLNEQALVDDCLSGHTASFEGLVEKYQGPLFNAALRMVHDYDEARDITQAAFVRAYERLATYDSQYKFFSWIYRIMVNESLNVLQRNRRTTSLETDIATNDSNPEVSYYQKELGEQIQTELMNLAVDSRVILVLRHFADLSLHEIGYVLEIPEKTVKSRLFTARERLRGRLVHRGIGRHS, from the coding sequence ATGGCGGATAAGGAAGATCAACTGCTAAACGAGCAGGCTCTCGTTGATGACTGTTTAAGCGGACACACCGCGTCATTTGAGGGCTTGGTCGAAAAATACCAGGGGCCTTTATTCAACGCCGCGTTGCGGATGGTTCATGACTATGACGAAGCGCGCGATATAACACAGGCGGCCTTTGTACGGGCCTATGAAAGACTTGCGACGTATGACTCACAATACAAGTTCTTTAGCTGGATTTACAGGATTATGGTAAACGAATCACTCAACGTATTACAGCGAAACCGAAGAACGACTTCGCTTGAGACTGACATTGCCACCAATGACAGCAACCCCGAAGTTTCGTATTACCAAAAGGAACTTGGCGAACAGATCCAAACGGAACTTATGAATCTCGCTGTTGACTCACGAGTCATACTTGTTTTGAGGCACTTTGCCGATTTATCGCTCCACGAAATTGGCTATGTCCTCGAGATTCCCGAGAAAACTGTCAAATCTCGTCTGTTCACAGCCCGAGAACGCCTGCGGGGGCGCCTGGTACATCGCGGAATAGGGAGACACTCATGA